The uncultured Bacteroides sp. genome includes the window AATATTTTGTCTTAAGCGATGGTTATAGCAGAATCTAAATAAACATCCTGAATGGTATTCAGCAATTCAACGCCATCTTTCATTGGTTTCTGGAAAGCTTTTCGTCCGCTTATCAAGCCCATACCACCTGCTCTTTTGTTGACTACAGCCGTAATCACAGCATCTTTTAAGTCAGAAGCACCGTTCGATTCTCCGCCGGAATTAATCAATCCCACTCTTCCCATGTAACCATTGGCTACCTGGTATCTGCATAAGTCTATAGGATGCTCCGAACTCAGTTCGGTATACACTCTTTTATCTGTTTTGGCAAAATTGATCGCCGTAAATCCACCGTTGTTTGTAGGCAGTTTTTGTTTCACTATATCTGCCTGAATGGTAACACCCAGATGATTAGCCTGTCCTGTAAGATCGGCTGCCGAATGATAATCCACCCCATCTTTCTTGAAACCACTGTTCCTTAAATAGCACCACAAAATGGTAGTCATTCCCAGTTCGTGTGCATATTCAAAAGCTTCAGACACCTCTATCAGCTGCCTTCTGCTTTGATCGGAACCAAAATAAATGGTTGCTCCGACAGCTACTGCACCCATATTCCAGGCTTCCTTCACTGTTCCAAACATAATCTGATCGTACGTATTTGGGTAACTCAGCAATTCATTGTGATTCAGTTTCACAATAAAAGGTATTTTATGTGCGTATTTTCGTGCTACGGATCCCAATACCCCAAAAGTAGAAGCTACTGCGTTGCATCCGCCTTCGATGGCCAACTTCACAATATTTTCCGGATCAAAATAAAGCGGATTAGGTGCAAACGAAGCACCGGCCGTATGCTCTATTCCCTGATCAACGGGGAGAATGGAGAGATAACCTGTATTGGCCAACCTACCGTGACCCAGTAATGCCTGCAAACTGTTTAACGTGGGGATGTTTCTATCCGAGGAGGTCCATACATCATCTATTATTGTGGGAGAGGGAATATGAATGAGTGATTTCTCTATTGTTTTACTAACGTGACCGAGATAATATTCTGCCTGATCACCTAACAAATTACTAATTTTAGTACTGCTCATAATTTAAAGGTTTTAGTATGATAGAATAACACTGCAAACTAAAGATAAGTTTTAAGCTTTCGCACTTTTGGCCAAAAATAACATTTCACCAATCAATGAATTACAATCAAGACTCCGGGCAGAAAAGAGCTTTAGCATGAAATAAACAATCCCTCATACTGTTTGTTATTACTATTTGAATTTTGCAAATATCTTAAAATTATGGATACAACTTCGATTGAGAAATTCTATCAACAAATGGCTTCCTCGTTAAATTCAGACGTAAACGCCATTTTACCTAAAGACATCCTAAAGGAAATAGGTCATTTCAATGTGTTCAACCTGGAAGAACTGATTGCCCGAAGCGAGGGAAAAAACACAATGCCTTATGATCGTCGTACATACTATAAAATCAGCCTGATAAAAGGAAGGAACAGAGCAGAATATTCTGACAAAGTAATTGAAATTGAGAACAACGCACTGTTATTTGCCACTCCCAAAATACCGTATAACTGGATCCCCAAAGACCTGAATCAAAGTGGATATTTCTGCATATTCACAGACGAGTTTCTTGTTTCCGGCAAATCGGGAATACAACTGGACGAGCTACCTATTTTCAAACCGGGAGGCTATCCTATATTCGAAATCACAGATCAGGAAGCGGAAGAGCTGACGTACATTTTCAAAAACATGCAAAAAGAAATAGCCTCCGAATATGTGCACAAATACGATTTAATTCGAAATTATGTGATGGAATTAATACATTTCGGACAGAAACTTCAACCCGCTGCAGCACTTTACCAAACACATAATGCCTCGTCGCGTGTTGCTTCTTTGTTTCTCGAACTCTTGGAAAGACAATTCCCTATCAGCTCTTCGCGGCAAAAGCTGAGTCTGCGAACAGCAAAAGACTATGCCGACCGTTTGTCTGTTCATGTTAATCATTTAAATAAAGTTTTAAAAGAAAACACGGGTAAAACCACCACCGAACTGATCAACAACAGGGTATTGCAGGAAGCCAAAATACTACTGAAACAGACGGACTGGAGTGTATCTGAAGTTGCCTTCACACTAGGATTCGAAGAAGTAGCTCATTTCTCAAATTTCTTTAAAAAGCAAACAACTTTTTCACCTGTTCACTTTCGCTCATAAACTGCAGGGTTTGAATTTCGCAAAAGACGGATTGATATTTGCAATGCTCATACCTCGTTTGACCTCTATCTTTGCATTATAAATTTTAAATCAATTTAAAACGTTTATAAAATGAATACAGAAAAGAAAACAGCATTAGTTACCGGCGGAAGCCGCGGACTAGGAAAGAACATGGCTTTGAACCTTGCCAAAAAAGGCATCGATGTTGTTATTACTTACAACAGCAAAAAAGAAGACGCCGAGGCCGTAGTCTCTGAAATTAAGCAAATGGGGCGGAAAGCTGCCGCTCTGCAACTAAACACTGGTGATGCTAAAAGCTTCGACCGGTTCTTCAATCAATTAAAAGCAGTACTGACAGAGGAATTCCAGACTGAGAAATTCGATTTTTTAATCAATAACGCAGGAATCGGAATTCATGCAACTTTTGCGCAGACAACTGAAGAGCAGTTTGACAGCCTGATGCAAATACACCTAAAAGGTCCGTATTTTCTAACACAAAAAGCACTCGCACTGATGAACGATGGCGGGGGTATCGTCAATATCTCGTCCGGATTAGCCAGATTCTGCAATCCCGGATATTCGGCTTATGGCACAATGAAAGGCGGCATTGAAGTACTTACCCGGTACCAGGCTATGGAGCTCGGGTCAAGAGGTATTCGTGTAAACGCAGTTGCGCCGGGAGCTATTGAAACCGATTTTGGAGGCGGAATAGTACGCGACAATACCCAAGTCAATCGTATGGTTGCTTCGTCAACAGCTTTGGGCAGAGTAGGTTTGCCGAATGACATCGGAAGCGTGGTAGCCTTCCTTTGCACAGAAGATGCCAAATGGATCAATGCACAACGCATCGAAGTATCCGGAGGAGCGAATCTTTAATTTGGGTAGAACTCACCAATTGTATCTATTTTTCAACACCCCACAGAAGCCTTGTGAGAGGGGTTCAAAGAAAACCAACTTTCTTTGCAAAGAAAACCCGTTCCCTTTGCAGAGAAAACAGGTTTTCTTTGCAAAGGGAACTAAAGACTCGGAGAAAGAGATTTATTTGTAAATAATATAGCGAATTAAATAAAGAACAGCGACACTCCCACCACACTAATAATGGCTCCGATAACCTCTCTTACCGTTATTTTTTGCTTAAAAATGAAATGCGAAGGCCATAAGATAAAAATAGGTGTCAGTGCCATTAAGGTAGAAGCGATGCCCGCTTCGGTATATTGCACCGCCATCAACGAAATGGATACTCCGATAAAAGGGCCGAAGACAGTAGCTCCCAAAGCCGCCTTCATCCCCCGCCTGTCGCGAATGGCCACCGGCATGGTAAAAAATTGCTTGCGAAGCCACATCACCACCAAAAAGCCGATCATTCCCGTTATCGCACGGATTAAAGTAGAAGCAAAAGGCAATAAATTAGAAACGGTGGTCATATTTG containing:
- a CDS encoding class I fructose-bisphosphate aldolase; translation: MSSTKISNLLGDQAEYYLGHVSKTIEKSLIHIPSPTIIDDVWTSSDRNIPTLNSLQALLGHGRLANTGYLSILPVDQGIEHTAGASFAPNPLYFDPENIVKLAIEGGCNAVASTFGVLGSVARKYAHKIPFIVKLNHNELLSYPNTYDQIMFGTVKEAWNMGAVAVGATIYFGSDQSRRQLIEVSEAFEYAHELGMTTILWCYLRNSGFKKDGVDYHSAADLTGQANHLGVTIQADIVKQKLPTNNGGFTAINFAKTDKRVYTELSSEHPIDLCRYQVANGYMGRVGLINSGGESNGASDLKDAVITAVVNKRAGGMGLISGRKAFQKPMKDGVELLNTIQDVYLDSAITIA
- a CDS encoding helix-turn-helix transcriptional regulator, with the protein product MDTTSIEKFYQQMASSLNSDVNAILPKDILKEIGHFNVFNLEELIARSEGKNTMPYDRRTYYKISLIKGRNRAEYSDKVIEIENNALLFATPKIPYNWIPKDLNQSGYFCIFTDEFLVSGKSGIQLDELPIFKPGGYPIFEITDQEAEELTYIFKNMQKEIASEYVHKYDLIRNYVMELIHFGQKLQPAAALYQTHNASSRVASLFLELLERQFPISSSRQKLSLRTAKDYADRLSVHVNHLNKVLKENTGKTTTELINNRVLQEAKILLKQTDWSVSEVAFTLGFEEVAHFSNFFKKQTTFSPVHFRS
- a CDS encoding SDR family oxidoreductase; the protein is MNTEKKTALVTGGSRGLGKNMALNLAKKGIDVVITYNSKKEDAEAVVSEIKQMGRKAAALQLNTGDAKSFDRFFNQLKAVLTEEFQTEKFDFLINNAGIGIHATFAQTTEEQFDSLMQIHLKGPYFLTQKALALMNDGGGIVNISSGLARFCNPGYSAYGTMKGGIEVLTRYQAMELGSRGIRVNAVAPGAIETDFGGGIVRDNTQVNRMVASSTALGRVGLPNDIGSVVAFLCTEDAKWINAQRIEVSGGANL